In Necator americanus strain Aroian chromosome IV, whole genome shotgun sequence, the following proteins share a genomic window:
- a CDS encoding hypothetical protein (NECATOR_CHRIV.G16282.T2), translating into MHVRVRLLPAHGGPACTKRSKTFEYTHWDRTSYNTWPAKETRIKDRPTSVSEATSSPSTVATPMKKSRSLRDNSEKRLQKLVDERCQDAICTTDIQLSLSESLLWRWDLNSNRMCRENGINRCSTRRTAPTVLNEVLFWIQKKKNRKSVCHNEELYAEFDMVYRWVTRGRLIDSSQALAEDREAMLKNDIPHG; encoded by the exons ATGCACGTACGGGTCAGGTTGTTACCTGCTCACGGTGGTCCTGCTTGTACTAAACGCAGTAAGACATTCGAGTATACGCATTGGGATCGTACGAGCTATAACACATGGCCTGCAAAG gaaacacgcatcaaaGACCGGCCGACTTCAGTGTCGGAAGCTACATCGTCACCATCTACTGTGGCAACGCCGATGAAGAAAAGTAGGAGTCTACGCGATAATTCTGAGAAACGACTACAAAAACTGGTCGATGAACGTTGTCAAGATGCGATTTGTACGACT GATATCCAGTtatcattgtcggaatcgctGCTATGGAGATGGGACTTGAACAGCAATCGAATGTGCAGGGAAAATGGAATTAACCGATGTAGCACACGTCGCACAGCACCAACCGTCCTGAATGAGGTTCTGTTCTGgattcagaagaagaagaatagaaaatctg tatgccacaatgaagagctTTACGCGGAATTCGATATGGTGTACCGGTGGGTAACACGTGGAAGACTGATTGATTCTTCGCAAGCTCTTGCTGAAGATCGAGAGGCTATGCTCAAGAACGACATACCACATGGATGA
- a CDS encoding hypothetical protein (NECATOR_CHRIV.G16282.T1) codes for MHVRVRLLPAHGGPACTKRSKTFEYTHWDRTSYNTWPAKHITKDHNLKGRTPKGSMDSLATTIPSVTLNCRTLLSEVQQETRIKDRPTSVSEATSSPSTVATPMKKRYPVIIVGIAAMEMGLEQQSNVQGKWN; via the exons ATGCACGTACGGGTCAGGTTGTTACCTGCTCACGGTGGTCCTGCTTGTACTAAACGCAGTAAGACATTCGAGTATACGCATTGGGATCGTACGAGCTATAACACATGGCCTGCAAAG CACATCACCAAAGACCACAACTTGAAAGGTCGAACGCCTAAAGGGAGCATGGattctttggcaacaactatCCCTTCCGTCACTCTGAATTGCCGGACATTATTAAGTGAAGTCCAACAG gaaacacgcatcaaaGACCGGCCGACTTCAGTGTCGGAAGCTACATCGTCACCATCTACTGTGGCAACGCCGATGAAGAAAA GATATCCAGTtatcattgtcggaatcgctGCTATGGAGATGGGACTTGAACAGCAATCGAATGTGCAGGGAAAATGGAATTAA